One genomic region from Streptomyces sp. NBC_01304 encodes:
- the serC gene encoding phosphoserine transaminase codes for MAEIQIPADIKPKDGRFGAGPSKVRPEALEALAATGSSLLGTSHRQAPVKNLVGRVREGVQSLFSLPEGYEVILGNGGSTAFWDVATHGLIENKSQHLNFGEFSSKFAKAAKLAPWLAEPTVIASDPGTHPEPVAEAGVDVYAYTHNETSTGVAAPIKRVSGADEGSLVLVDATSGAGGLPVDIRETDVYYFAPQKSFASDGGLWLGVFSPAAIERAERIHASGRHVPEFFSLPTAIDNSRKNQTYNTPALSTLFLLAEQLDWINGQGGLDWATARTKDSSTRLYSWAEESKYATPFVTDAAKRSQVIGTIDFADEIDATAVAKALRANGIVDTEPYRKLGRNQLRVAMFPAIDPADVQALTACIDYVIEKL; via the coding sequence GTGGCTGAGATCCAGATTCCCGCAGACATCAAGCCCAAGGACGGCCGCTTCGGCGCCGGCCCCTCCAAGGTGCGCCCCGAGGCGCTGGAAGCGCTCGCCGCCACCGGCTCCTCCCTCCTGGGCACCTCCCACCGCCAGGCCCCGGTCAAGAACCTGGTCGGCAGGGTCCGCGAGGGCGTCCAGAGCCTCTTCTCCCTCCCCGAGGGCTACGAGGTGATCCTGGGCAACGGCGGCTCCACCGCGTTCTGGGACGTGGCGACCCACGGCCTGATCGAGAACAAGTCGCAGCACCTGAACTTCGGCGAGTTCTCCTCCAAGTTCGCCAAGGCCGCGAAGCTCGCGCCCTGGCTGGCCGAGCCGACCGTCATCGCGAGCGACCCGGGCACCCACCCGGAGCCGGTCGCCGAGGCGGGCGTCGACGTGTACGCGTACACGCACAACGAGACCTCCACCGGCGTGGCCGCCCCGATCAAGCGGGTCTCCGGCGCCGACGAGGGTTCGCTCGTCCTGGTGGACGCCACCTCCGGCGCGGGCGGCCTGCCGGTCGACATCCGCGAGACGGACGTCTACTACTTCGCCCCGCAGAAGTCCTTCGCCTCCGACGGCGGCCTGTGGCTGGGCGTGTTCTCGCCGGCCGCGATCGAGCGCGCCGAGCGGATCCACGCGTCCGGCCGCCACGTGCCGGAGTTCTTCAGCCTCCCGACGGCGATCGACAACTCGCGCAAGAACCAGACGTACAACACCCCGGCCCTCTCCACCCTGTTCCTGCTCGCCGAGCAGCTGGACTGGATCAACGGCCAGGGCGGTCTGGACTGGGCCACGGCCCGTACGAAGGACAGCTCGACCCGCCTGTACTCGTGGGCCGAGGAGTCGAAGTACGCGACCCCGTTCGTGACGGACGCCGCCAAGCGCTCGCAGGTCATCGGCACGATCGACTTCGCCGACGAGATCGACGCGACCGCGGTCGCCAAGGCGCTGCGCGCCAACGGCATCGTGGACACGGAGCCGTACCGCAAGCTGGGCCGCAACCAGCTGCGCGTCGCGATGTTCCCGGCGATCGACCCGGCGGACGTCCAGGCGCTCACCGCCTGCATCGACTACGTCATCGAGAAGCTGTAG
- a CDS encoding FAD-binding and (Fe-S)-binding domain-containing protein, with amino-acid sequence MGIERELRRTVRGDVDFSRSARALTTMDASNYRRIPLGVVAPRDADDVRATLTACRDAGVPVVARGAGTSIAGQATGTGVVLDFTRHMARIERLDPETRTAKVQPGVVLDRLREAAAPHGLTFGPDPSTHSRCTLGGMIGNNSCGSHSVAWGTTADNVHGLEVVTAAGDTRTLGQGWQGAPDGLRALVERELALLRTGFPELPRRISGYALDALLPEHGTDLARAFCGSEGTLGVLTEATVRLVEAPRARALAVLGYPDESAAAEAAAGLLPYGPLTVEGMAADLVRGTKGLPKGAAWLFVETGGETEGEARARAERIVRAADVLDALVVSDPPAQRTLWRIREDASGTATRMPDGTEAWPGWEDCAVPPARLGAYLRDFRALLADHGLRGTPYGHFGDGCIHVRIDFDLLDEPGIARFRRFSEELAELVVAHGGSLSGEHGDGLARAELLPKMYGPELVRVFEQVKALWDPAAILNPGVLVHPAPLDANLRFAPLPRKPVDVAFGYPADGGDFSAAVRRCVGVAKCRDATATSAVMCPSFRVTGAEEHSTRGRARLLHEMLAGEVVTDGWRSTEVRDALDLCLSCKGCRSDCPVGVDMATYKAEFLHQHYKGRLRPAAHYAMGWLPRWLRLAAPFARVANAVAGLRPMAALAKRVGGIAPERQLPRLAPRTFRKWFRKRGASGARPTVVLWPDTFTDRLSPSVGQAAVRVLEAAGIGVGLPEREVCCGLTYVSTGQLDRARTVMRRTLDRVPPDLPLVVLEPSCAAALKSDLPELLGEDEPRAAQLAARVRTFAQALEELAPHWQPPRIDREVVGQTHCHQHAVLGDAAERRLRERAGLVGELSGGCCGLAGNFGFEAGHYDVSVACAEERLLPSVRAAGRDAVVLADGFSCRTQLEQLAAADLGERRGRHLAEVLDEALGGTG; translated from the coding sequence ATGGGCATCGAGCGTGAGCTTCGTCGCACCGTCCGCGGAGACGTGGACTTCAGCCGGTCCGCCAGGGCCCTGACCACCATGGACGCGTCCAACTACCGGCGCATCCCCCTCGGGGTGGTCGCCCCAAGAGACGCCGACGACGTGCGAGCCACCCTCACCGCCTGCCGGGACGCGGGCGTCCCCGTGGTCGCCAGGGGTGCCGGAACTTCGATCGCGGGGCAGGCCACCGGCACCGGTGTGGTGCTCGACTTCACCCGGCACATGGCAAGGATCGAAAGGCTCGACCCGGAGACCCGGACCGCCAAGGTCCAGCCCGGCGTCGTCCTCGACCGCCTCAGGGAAGCCGCCGCCCCGCACGGGCTCACCTTCGGCCCCGACCCCTCCACCCACAGCCGCTGCACCCTCGGCGGCATGATCGGCAACAACTCCTGCGGCTCGCACTCCGTGGCCTGGGGCACGACCGCCGACAACGTCCACGGGCTTGAGGTCGTCACCGCCGCCGGGGACACCCGCACCCTGGGCCAGGGCTGGCAGGGCGCCCCGGACGGGCTGCGGGCCCTGGTGGAGCGGGAGTTGGCGCTCCTGCGCACCGGGTTCCCCGAGCTCCCGCGACGGATCAGCGGGTACGCCCTGGACGCTCTGCTCCCCGAGCACGGCACCGACCTGGCCCGTGCCTTCTGCGGCAGCGAGGGCACCCTCGGCGTGCTGACCGAGGCGACCGTGCGGCTCGTCGAGGCACCCCGCGCCCGCGCCCTCGCCGTGCTCGGCTACCCCGACGAGAGCGCCGCCGCCGAGGCCGCCGCCGGGCTGCTGCCGTACGGCCCGCTCACCGTGGAGGGCATGGCCGCGGATCTCGTACGAGGTACTAAAGGCCTGCCCAAGGGCGCGGCCTGGCTGTTCGTGGAGACCGGTGGGGAGACCGAGGGGGAGGCGAGGGCGCGGGCCGAGCGGATCGTGCGCGCGGCCGACGTCCTGGATGCCCTCGTCGTCTCCGACCCGCCCGCCCAGCGCACCCTGTGGCGCATCCGCGAGGACGCCTCGGGCACCGCGACCCGGATGCCGGACGGCACCGAGGCCTGGCCCGGCTGGGAGGACTGCGCGGTGCCGCCCGCCCGACTCGGCGCGTATCTGCGGGACTTCCGTGCGCTGCTCGCGGATCACGGGCTGCGCGGGACGCCGTACGGGCACTTCGGGGACGGCTGCATCCACGTACGCATCGACTTCGATCTCCTCGACGAGCCGGGCATCGCCCGCTTCCGGCGCTTCTCCGAGGAGCTTGCCGAGCTGGTCGTCGCGCACGGCGGCTCGCTCTCCGGCGAGCACGGCGACGGCCTCGCGCGGGCCGAGCTGCTACCGAAGATGTACGGGCCCGAGCTCGTGCGCGTCTTCGAGCAGGTCAAGGCCCTCTGGGACCCGGCGGCCATCCTCAACCCCGGCGTCCTCGTGCACCCGGCGCCGCTCGACGCGAACCTGCGGTTCGCCCCGCTGCCCCGCAAGCCCGTCGACGTCGCCTTCGGCTATCCCGCGGACGGCGGCGACTTCTCGGCGGCCGTACGCCGCTGCGTCGGGGTCGCCAAGTGCCGTGACGCGACGGCGACTTCGGCGGTGATGTGTCCCTCCTTCCGTGTCACCGGCGCCGAGGAGCACTCCACGCGCGGGCGGGCCCGGCTGCTGCACGAGATGCTTGCGGGCGAGGTCGTCACCGACGGCTGGCGCTCGACGGAGGTACGGGACGCGCTCGACCTGTGCCTGTCCTGCAAGGGGTGCCGGTCGGACTGTCCGGTGGGCGTCGACATGGCGACGTACAAGGCGGAATTCCTGCATCAGCACTACAAGGGGCGGCTGCGCCCGGCGGCGCACTACGCGATGGGATGGCTGCCGAGGTGGCTGCGGCTCGCCGCGCCCTTCGCGCGGGTGGCGAACGCGGTCGCCGGGCTCCGCCCAATGGCCGCTCTGGCCAAGCGAGTCGGTGGCATCGCGCCCGAGCGACAGCTTCCGAGGCTGGCGCCGCGCACGTTCCGGAAGTGGTTCCGGAAGCGGGGAGCGAGCGGGGCGCGGCCGACCGTCGTGCTGTGGCCCGACACCTTCACGGACCGCCTCTCGCCGTCCGTCGGCCAGGCGGCCGTGCGCGTTCTGGAGGCGGCCGGGATCGGCGTCGGGCTGCCGGAGCGCGAGGTCTGCTGCGGGCTGACGTACGTCTCCACCGGCCAGCTCGACCGGGCCCGGACGGTCATGCGCCGCACGCTCGACCGCGTACCGCCCGATCTGCCCCTGGTCGTCCTCGAACCGAGCTGCGCGGCCGCCCTGAAGTCGGACCTGCCCGAGCTGCTCGGCGAGGACGAGCCCCGGGCTGCTCAACTCGCCGCCCGGGTAAGGACGTTCGCGCAGGCTCTGGAGGAGCTGGCCCCGCACTGGCAGCCCCCGCGCATCGACCGTGAGGTGGTCGGCCAGACGCACTGCCATCAGCATGCGGTGCTCGGCGACGCGGCGGAGCGCAGGCTGCGGGAGCGGGCGGGGCTCGTCGGTGAGCTGAGCGGGGGGTGCTGCGGGCTCGCCGGGAACTTCGGGTTCGAGGCCGGGCACTACGACGTGTCCGTGGCCTGTGCGGAGGAGCGGTTGCTGCCTTCGGTGCGGGCGGCCGGTCGGGACGCCGTGGTCCTCGCGGACGGCTTCTCGTGCCGTACGCAGCTGGAGCAGCTGGCCGCCGCTGACCTGGGGGAACGGCGCGGGCGGCACCTGGCGGAGGTGCTGGACGAGGCGCTTGGAGGTACTGGCTGA
- a CDS encoding EamA family transporter, which translates to MSSVSSSAAVSEPGLAGPGGGRAEGRSLGPVGLVLTGCVSVQFGAALAVTLMPRAGALGVVTLRLVAAAVILLVVCRPKLRGHSRSDWGTVVAFGTVMALMNGLFYQAVDRIPLGHAVTLEVLGPLALSVIASRRALNALWAALALVGVALLGGAGGAGFGELDLVGAAFALAAGAMWAAYIVFSARTGRRFPQADGLALAMAFAALLSVPFGFVESGAKLLVPSTIALGAGVAVMSSVLPYTLELLALRRLPASTFAILMSLEPAIAATAGFLILSQGLSLTDSLAIVLVVAASMGAVRTQVGRAKAGLAETGQAQ; encoded by the coding sequence ATGAGTTCAGTGAGCAGCAGTGCGGCGGTGTCCGAGCCGGGCCTGGCGGGGCCCGGCGGGGGCCGGGCCGAAGGGCGTTCGCTGGGGCCCGTCGGGCTCGTCCTCACCGGCTGTGTCTCGGTCCAGTTCGGCGCCGCGCTCGCGGTGACGCTCATGCCGAGGGCCGGGGCGCTCGGCGTGGTCACGCTGCGGCTCGTCGCCGCGGCCGTGATCCTCCTCGTCGTCTGCCGGCCCAAGCTGCGCGGGCACTCGCGGTCCGACTGGGGCACGGTCGTCGCCTTCGGCACCGTGATGGCCCTGATGAACGGGCTCTTCTACCAGGCGGTCGACCGCATCCCGCTCGGTCACGCCGTCACCCTCGAAGTCCTCGGCCCGCTCGCCCTGTCCGTGATCGCGTCCCGCCGCGCCCTCAACGCCCTGTGGGCCGCGCTCGCCCTCGTGGGGGTCGCCCTGCTCGGCGGCGCCGGAGGGGCGGGATTCGGTGAACTCGACCTGGTGGGTGCGGCGTTCGCGCTCGCGGCGGGTGCGATGTGGGCGGCGTACATCGTCTTCAGTGCCCGTACGGGCCGGCGCTTCCCGCAGGCGGACGGCCTTGCCCTGGCGATGGCGTTCGCGGCGCTGCTCAGCGTGCCGTTCGGGTTCGTGGAGTCGGGCGCCAAGCTGCTCGTGCCGAGCACGATCGCGCTGGGCGCGGGCGTGGCGGTGATGTCGTCGGTGCTGCCCTACACGCTGGAACTCCTCGCCCTGCGCCGCCTTCCGGCATCGACGTTCGCCATCCTGATGAGCCTGGAACCGGCGATCGCGGCCACGGCCGGCTTCCTGATCCTGAGCCAGGGCCTGTCCCTCACCGACTCGCTGGCCATCGTGCTGGTGGTCGCGGCGAGCATGGGGGCGGTGCGCACTCAAGTGGGGCGGGCGAAGGCGGGGCTTGCCGAGACCGGGCAGGCTCAGTAA
- a CDS encoding TIGR03084 family metal-binding protein — MSDPVSVLDDLRDESAELDALVGELGAADWSRPTPAERWTIAHQIAHLAWTDHAALLAVTDPAGFGELVKVALAAPDSFVDEGAEEGAGLPPAGLLARWREGRDALQQALREAPPGVRFPWYGPPMGATSMATARLMETWAHGQDVADALGVVRPPTARLRHVVHIGVRTRDFAFGVRGIEAPGEQFRIELAAPNGDLWTYGPEDAPQRVTGSAYDFCLLVTQRAHRSDLDLRAEGPDADRWLDIAQVFAGPSGKGREPKGASGE; from the coding sequence GTGTCCGACCCCGTGTCCGTGCTCGACGATCTGCGCGACGAGAGCGCTGAACTCGACGCCCTGGTAGGGGAGTTGGGGGCGGCCGACTGGTCCCGCCCCACCCCCGCCGAACGCTGGACCATCGCCCACCAGATCGCCCACCTCGCCTGGACCGACCACGCAGCACTGCTCGCCGTGACCGATCCGGCGGGGTTCGGCGAGCTGGTCAAGGTGGCGCTCGCCGCGCCCGACTCCTTCGTCGACGAGGGGGCGGAGGAGGGCGCGGGCCTGCCGCCCGCCGGGCTCCTCGCCCGCTGGCGGGAAGGGCGCGACGCACTGCAACAGGCCCTGCGGGAAGCCCCGCCCGGAGTCCGCTTCCCCTGGTACGGCCCGCCCATGGGGGCCACCTCCATGGCGACCGCCCGCCTCATGGAGACCTGGGCGCACGGGCAGGACGTCGCCGACGCGCTCGGTGTCGTACGGCCCCCGACGGCACGGTTGCGGCACGTCGTGCACATCGGGGTCAGGACGCGGGACTTCGCCTTCGGGGTGCGCGGGATCGAGGCGCCGGGGGAGCAGTTCAGGATCGAACTCGCCGCCCCCAACGGGGACTTGTGGACGTACGGACCCGAAGACGCCCCGCAGCGGGTGACGGGGAGTGCGTACGACTTCTGTCTCCTCGTGACCCAGCGCGCGCACCGCTCCGACCTGGATCTGCGCGCCGAAGGCCCCGACGCCGACCGCTGGCTGGACATCGCACAGGTCTTCGCCGGGCCGTCCGGGAAGGGGCGGGAGCCGAAGGGGGCTTCCGGTGAGTGA
- a CDS encoding acyclic terpene utilization AtuA family protein, producing MSEAGGAPREPLRIGNASGFYGDRFDAMREMLTGGRLDVLTGDYLAELTMLILGRDRLRDPGLGYAKTFLRQLEECLGLAQERGVRIVANAGGLNPAGLAQSVRELSERVGVPVRVAHVEGDDLLARGGWGEGVLTANAYLGGAGIAECLRGGAEVVVTGRVTDAALVTGPAVAHFGWGPKEYDALAGAVVAGHVLECGTQATGGNYAFFTGHDVRRPGFPVAELAADGSSVITKHEGTGGVVDVGTVTAQLLYETGPARYAGPDVTARLDTVRLASDGPDRVRISGVRGEAPPPTLKVGLNRLGGWRNEVVFVLTGLDVDAKAELVKGQVEDAFTRAKSRPASVRWELARTDAPDAATEETASALLRLVVRDASERAVGRAVSGAAIELALGSYPGFHVTAPPGKGAPYGVFSAEYVPQGEVSHVAVLPGGERVAVPAPAVGLPLEAVPAPSPPEPLPPAATRRVPLGLLAGARSGDKGGDANVGVWVRSESAWRWLTHALTVDRFRELLPECGELPVTRHVLPNLWALNFVVSGLLGEGVASQARFDPQAKALGEWLRAREVEVPVDLL from the coding sequence GTGAGTGAGGCGGGCGGGGCGCCGCGTGAGCCGCTGCGGATAGGCAACGCCTCCGGGTTCTACGGCGATCGCTTCGACGCGATGCGCGAGATGCTCACGGGCGGGCGGCTCGACGTCCTCACCGGGGACTACCTCGCCGAGCTGACCATGCTCATCCTCGGCCGCGACCGGCTCCGCGACCCCGGCCTCGGGTACGCCAAGACCTTCCTGCGGCAGCTGGAGGAGTGCCTCGGGCTCGCCCAGGAGCGGGGCGTGCGGATCGTGGCCAATGCGGGCGGGCTGAATCCGGCCGGACTCGCCCAATCCGTACGGGAGTTGAGCGAGCGGGTCGGGGTGCCGGTGCGCGTCGCCCATGTCGAGGGCGACGATCTGCTCGCGCGCGGAGGCTGGGGCGAGGGCGTGCTCACCGCCAACGCCTATCTGGGCGGGGCCGGGATCGCGGAGTGCCTGCGGGGCGGCGCCGAGGTGGTGGTCACCGGGCGCGTGACCGATGCCGCCCTGGTCACCGGGCCTGCGGTCGCGCACTTCGGCTGGGGGCCAAAGGAGTACGACGCCCTCGCCGGGGCCGTCGTCGCCGGGCACGTCCTCGAATGCGGTACGCAGGCCACGGGGGGCAACTACGCCTTCTTCACCGGCCATGACGTCCGGCGGCCGGGCTTCCCCGTCGCCGAGCTCGCGGCCGACGGCTCCAGCGTGATCACCAAGCACGAAGGTACGGGCGGCGTCGTGGACGTGGGCACGGTCACCGCCCAACTCCTGTACGAGACCGGGCCGGCCCGGTACGCGGGCCCCGACGTCACCGCCCGCCTCGACACGGTGCGGCTCGCGTCGGACGGCCCCGACCGGGTCCGCATCTCCGGCGTCCGGGGCGAGGCCCCGCCACCCACCCTCAAGGTCGGCCTCAACCGCCTCGGCGGCTGGCGCAACGAGGTCGTCTTCGTCCTGACCGGGCTCGACGTCGACGCCAAGGCCGAGCTGGTGAAGGGCCAGGTGGAGGACGCTTTTACGCGGGCCAAGTCCCGCCCCGCGTCGGTCCGTTGGGAGCTCGCCCGCACGGACGCGCCGGACGCGGCGACGGAGGAGACGGCCAGTGCCCTGCTCCGCCTTGTCGTGCGGGACGCCTCCGAGCGTGCCGTGGGGCGGGCCGTGAGCGGGGCGGCGATCGAGCTGGCGCTCGGCAGCTATCCGGGCTTCCATGTGACGGCTCCGCCCGGGAAAGGGGCGCCGTACGGGGTGTTCTCGGCGGAGTACGTCCCGCAGGGCGAGGTCTCGCATGTCGCCGTGCTGCCGGGTGGGGAGCGGGTCGCGGTGCCCGCGCCTGCGGTCGGCCTCCCCTTGGAGGCCGTCCCGGCACCTTCGCCGCCCGAGCCCTTGCCTCCGGCTGCGACCCGGCGGGTGCCGCTCGGGCTGCTCGCCGGGGCCCGCAGTGGGGACAAGGGGGGTGACGCGAACGTCGGGGTGTGGGTTCGCTCCGAGTCGGCCTGGCGGTGGTTGACGCATGCGCTGACGGTCGACCGCTTCCGTGAACTCCTGCCGGAATGCGGTGAGTTGCCGGTGACTCGGCATGTGCTGCCGAACCTGTGGGCGCTGAACTTCGTGGTCTCGGGCCTGCTGGGGGAAGGCGTGGCCTCCCAGGCCCGGTTCGACCCTCAGGCCAAGGCGCTGGGGGAGTGGCTGCGGGCGCGGGAGGTCGAGGTGCCGGTGGATCTTTTGTGA
- a CDS encoding acyl-CoA carboxylase subunit beta: protein MTALPTALDPAGPEYKAHREHMLTKLAELDTEHAKALAGGGQKYLDRHRKRGKLLARERIELLLDPDTPFLELSPLAAWGSDYTTGAAMITGIGTVEGVECLITANDPTVRGGASNPWTLKKAFRAHEIGHANRLPSIHLVESGGADLPSQKEIFIPGGALFKHLTQSSAAGIPTIAVVFGNSTAGGAYVPGMCDHVIMVKERAKVFLGGPPLVKMATGEESGDEELGGAEMHARTSGLADYLAADEPDALRQTRRVVARLNWRKEHADPQPGEAPKYDEDELLGIVPGDLKTPFDPREVIARIVDASDFDEFKPLYGPSLVTGWAALHGYPIGILANAQGVLFSEESQKAAQFIQLANQRDIPLLFLHNTTGYMVGKEYEQGGIIKHGAMMINAVSNSKVPHLSVLMGASYGAGHYGMCGRAYDPRFLFAWPSAKSAVMGPQQLAGVLSIVARQSAAAKGQPYDDDADAALRAMVEQQIESESLPMFLSGRLYDDGVIDPRDTRTVLGLCLSAIHTAPVEGARGGFGVFRM, encoded by the coding sequence ATGACCGCCCTCCCCACCGCCCTGGACCCCGCGGGACCCGAATACAAAGCCCACCGCGAGCACATGCTCACCAAACTCGCCGAGCTCGACACAGAACACGCCAAAGCCCTCGCAGGCGGCGGCCAGAAATACCTCGACCGGCACCGAAAGCGCGGCAAGCTCCTCGCCAGGGAGCGCATAGAACTCCTCCTGGACCCGGACACCCCGTTCCTGGAGCTGTCGCCGCTCGCAGCGTGGGGCAGCGACTACACCACCGGCGCCGCGATGATCACAGGCATCGGCACGGTCGAAGGCGTGGAATGCCTGATCACCGCCAACGACCCGACGGTCAGAGGCGGCGCCTCCAACCCCTGGACCCTGAAGAAGGCCTTCCGCGCCCACGAGATAGGCCACGCCAACCGCCTCCCCTCCATCCACCTGGTGGAGTCCGGCGGAGCAGACCTCCCCTCCCAGAAGGAGATCTTCATCCCGGGCGGCGCCCTCTTCAAACACCTCACCCAGTCCTCCGCGGCCGGCATCCCGACCATCGCGGTGGTCTTCGGCAACTCCACCGCCGGAGGCGCGTACGTCCCCGGCATGTGCGACCACGTGATCATGGTCAAGGAGCGTGCGAAGGTCTTCCTCGGCGGCCCGCCCCTCGTGAAGATGGCCACGGGCGAGGAGTCCGGCGACGAGGAGCTGGGCGGCGCCGAGATGCACGCCCGCACCTCGGGCCTCGCCGACTACCTCGCCGCCGACGAACCCGACGCCCTACGCCAGACCCGAAGGGTCGTCGCTCGCCTCAACTGGCGCAAGGAACACGCCGATCCGCAACCCGGGGAGGCGCCGAAGTACGACGAGGACGAACTCCTCGGCATCGTCCCCGGCGACCTGAAGACCCCCTTCGACCCCCGCGAGGTCATCGCCCGCATCGTCGACGCCTCCGACTTCGACGAGTTCAAGCCCTTGTACGGCCCGAGCCTCGTCACCGGCTGGGCGGCGCTGCACGGCTACCCGATCGGCATCCTCGCCAACGCGCAAGGCGTGCTGTTCTCCGAGGAGTCGCAGAAGGCGGCCCAGTTCATCCAACTCGCCAACCAGCGCGACATCCCGCTCCTCTTCCTCCACAACACCACCGGCTACATGGTCGGCAAGGAGTACGAGCAGGGCGGCATCATCAAGCACGGCGCGATGATGATCAACGCGGTCAGCAATTCCAAGGTCCCGCATCTCTCCGTCCTCATGGGGGCGAGCTACGGCGCCGGTCATTACGGCATGTGCGGCCGCGCGTACGACCCCCGCTTCCTCTTCGCCTGGCCCAGCGCCAAGTCCGCCGTCATGGGGCCGCAGCAGCTCGCGGGCGTCCTGTCGATCGTGGCCCGGCAGTCCGCCGCCGCGAAGGGGCAGCCGTACGACGACGACGCGGACGCCGCGCTGCGCGCCATGGTGGAGCAGCAGATCGAGTCGGAGTCGCTGCCGATGTTCCTGTCCGGGCGGCTGTACGACGACGGCGTCATCGACCCCCGCGACACCCGCACCGTCCTCGGCCTGTGCCTGTCCGCGATCCACACGGCCCCCGTCGAAGGCGCGCGCGGCGGCTTCGGCGTCTTCCGGATGTGA